The following are from one region of the Hymenobacter sp. YIM 151858-1 genome:
- a CDS encoding DUF7010 family protein, with product MIRQEDFAALHLELSVKAKNGLDFIAAATLLWAGIAVVWALPGSASQHSLYTFMASGLMLPLARLLSGVFGTTWTLKHNPLQPLGLWLNFAQLFYFPFLVFVYLRNPEYFIMVYGIITGAHFFPYAWFYRTAAFAVAAGVIAGGCLALGLYLAPTQLYLIPAFISGSMVLLGAWLWADYRAKTRLAAAQPAAFAAVA from the coding sequence ATGATTCGCCAAGAAGACTTTGCCGCCCTGCACCTGGAACTGTCAGTAAAAGCCAAAAACGGCCTCGATTTTATTGCCGCTGCTACCCTGCTCTGGGCCGGTATTGCGGTGGTATGGGCGCTGCCGGGCTCGGCCTCGCAACACAGCCTCTACACGTTTATGGCCAGCGGCCTGATGCTGCCCCTGGCGCGGCTGCTCTCGGGCGTGTTCGGCACTACCTGGACGCTCAAGCACAACCCGCTGCAGCCGCTGGGGTTGTGGCTCAACTTCGCGCAGCTGTTCTACTTCCCGTTTCTGGTGTTTGTGTACCTGCGCAACCCCGAGTACTTCATCATGGTCTACGGCATCATCACGGGGGCGCATTTTTTCCCGTACGCCTGGTTTTACCGCACGGCCGCGTTTGCGGTAGCGGCCGGCGTAATTGCCGGGGGTTGCCTCGCCTTGGGCTTGTACCTGGCGCCCACGCAGCTGTACCTGATTCCGGCTTTCATCAGCGGCTCGATGGTGCTGCTGGGCGCCTGGCTGTGGGCCGATTACCGGGCCAAAACCCGCTTGGCCG